CACAACCTCAAACAGCGCCATAAGCCGACTATCCAGCGGCTGAAGCCGGCTTTCACGTGAGCCTCTCTGGCACGACTGAAGTCGTGCCTGATACGAACCTGTGAAGGCGAAGGACCGGGGGTCGATCTTGTGACAATCGCCCGATTGTCACTCCGCGGCTGGTCTTCACATCAGCGCAGGCGTAGCATCTAACCGTCTATGGGCCGAAGTGTGGCCAATTCGACCACGACTGTGCTCGCACTGGAGACGCCGGCAGCTTCGGCTCCGGTGGGTGCGGCGAACTTCTACCGGCGGTTCCTGGAAACCGTGGAGCGCTGGCCGGACCACGTGGCGGTAGAGATGCAGCGCTCCGATCCGGCAAAGCCGGTGGAACGGCACACGTATGCGGAGTTGCGTCGGGACGCCGAGTCCATCGGCCGCTGGCTGGCGGAGCAGGGCCTGGAGCGCGGTGCACGCTGCGCCATTCTGGCGTCCAACGGACCGCGCTGGGTAGCGGCCTACCTGGGCGCGGTCGCGGCCGGCATGGTGGCCGTGCCGCTGGACATCGCCCTCAAGCCGGAGCAGGTGGCGCGCCTGCTGGCCGATAGCGGCAGCACGGTGCTGTTCGTGGATGGGCGACACCTGGCGGCGGGCGAACGAGCGGCTTCGGGCCTGAAGTGCCGGATTGTTTTGCTGGAACTGGAAGCTGAAGGCAAGGGCCGCTTTCCCAACGTAGAAGAGATGTTCGCGGCTGGCCCGGGCGACTTCACGCCCGTTGACACCGCGCTGGACGAGACGGTCCTGCTGCTCTACACGTCGGGCACGACGGCGGATCCGAAAGGCGTCGTCCTCACCAATGACAACCTGCTGGCGGAAGTGGAGGCGGTCTTCAAGTTCATCCAAGTCACGCCGAAGGATTCCATCCTGGGCGTGCTGCCGCTGTTCCACGCGCTGGCGCAAATGGCCAACCTGCTGCTGCCGTTCGCCGCGGGCGCGCGCGTGGTCTACCTGGAGCAATTGAACACCAGCGAACTGATGCGCGCGCTGCGCGAGCGCGACGTCACGCTGTTCTGCTGCGTGCCGCAGTTCTTCTACCTGATCCACGAACGCATCCTGAAACAAGTGAAGGAGCGAGGCGCTCTGGCGCAAGCCGCCTTCCGGGTGCTGATGGGCGTCTCGCGATTGGGGCGTCGCGTGGGCATCAACCTGGGAAAAGTCTTCTTCAAGAAGGCGCACCAGGCGCTGGGGACACACATGCGTTTCCTCATCACCGGCGGCTCGCGGTTCGATGCGGCCATCGGACGCGACCTGGAAGCGATGGGCTTCGACATCCTGCAGGCCTACGGGCTGACGGAAACCTCCGGCGGAGCGTTTGCTACGCCCATCGGTCAGAACGTGATCGGGTCCGTGGGCAAGCCGCTCTACGGTGTGGAGGCGCGGCTGGCCGACACGCAAGCCAGCGAGGACGAGGAAGGGCCGGCGGCGGGCGAGATCCTGATCCGCAGCCGCATCGTGATGAAGGGCTACTACAAGCGTCCGGAGGCCACCGCGGAAGTGCTGCGCGACGGCTGGCTCTACACCGGCGACCTGGGCTACTTCGACGAGGACGGCAACCTGTTCATCACCGGGCGCAAGAAGGACGTGATCGTCCTCAGCTCAGGCAAAAACATTTATCCGGAAGAGATTGAGGCGCACTACCAGCAGTCGCCCTGGATCAAGGAAGTATGCGTGCTGGGCCTGGAAAGCCGGCCGGGCGAGCCCTTCGCCGAGCGGCTGCACGCGGTCATCGTGCCCGACTTCGAGTTGCTCAAGCAGAAGAAAATCGTCAACACGCGCGAAGTCATCCGCTTCGACCTGGACGGGCTCTCGGCACAACTGCCGCCGAGCAAGCGCATCCTGAGTTTCGAGCTGTGGCAAGAGGAACTGCCGCGCACGACCACGCGCAAACTGAAGCGCTACCAGATCCGCAAGAGCGTGCTGGAAGGAGCCGCAGCCGCCGAAGCCGAAGCGTCCCCGGTGCGCGAGCTTTCGAGCGAGGACGCGGCCTGGCTGGACGAGCCCGATGTGCAGCGCGCCCTGCGCGTGGTGCGCGAGGCGGCTCGTGAAAAGAAAGAATCCATCCATCCCAACGACAACCTGGAACTCGACCTGGGGCTTGACTCCATGGAGCGGGTGGAACTGCTGGTGGCGCTGGAGCAGGAGCTGGGCGCTTCGGTGGACGATTCGGTGGTTTCCGAGGTCTACACCGTGCGCGACCTGGTGGATGCGGTGCGCAAGGGCATGGGCGCCGAGGGCGCGAAGCGCGCCTCGTTTCCCGGCTGGGAGGCCGTGCTCGCCACCGACACCGACGACCCCGAGGTCACGGCCATCACGGAGCCGCGGCCCATCTCGACCGCGGCCATCTTCCTGCTGGGACGCGCCGTCAACTTGTTCTTGCGTGACGCCTTCCGGTTGAAGGTGATCGGCCTCGAGAAACTGCCGAAGCATGGTCCCTTCCTGCTCTCCCCAAACCACCAGAGCTACCTGGAAGCGCCCATCCTGCCGACGCTGTTGCCCTGGAGTCTGTGGAAAGACATGTTCTACGTGGGGACGAGCGAGATTTTCGGCGAAGGGATTTTTCGCAGGATCGCGCGCCTCATCAAGCTGATCCCGGTGGACCCGGATGCGAACCTGGTGCGGGCGATGCGGGCCGGGGCTTATGGGCTGCGGCGCGGCATGGTGCTCACCCTGTATCCCGAAGGCGAGCGCTCCATCGATGGTCGTCCGAAGACGTTCAAGAAGGGCGCCGCCATCCTCTCCTATCACCTGCAGGTGCCCATCTACCCGGTGGCGGTGGAGGGCTTCTACGAGGCCTGGCCGCGCGGCAAGCCGTTCCAGAAGTTCGCCGACTTGAAGATCATGTTCGGCGATCCCATCTATCCACCGAAGAAGGGCGGCAACCCGGAGCTGGTCTACGACCAGATTACGCGCGAGCTGCGCGCCCGCGTGGTTGCGATGTGGCTGAAGCTGCGCGGAGAAGAACCGGACCAAGCCGACCGGTTGGACCAAGCGGCAGACTGAAAACATCAACCACAAAGGACACGAAGGAATACAAAGGGATTTCAGCGACTTTCTTTGCTCCTTTCCTTTGTGAACTTTCGTGGACTTTGTGGTTAGACTCTTACTTTGCCCGGGGATGGGTGTCGTCGTACACCTTCAGCATGTGCTTGACGGAGAGCTGCGTGTAGCGCTGGGTGGTGGCGAGGCGCTCGTGGCCCAGCAGCTCCTGGATGGCGCGCAGGTCGGCGCCTTCTTCCAGCATGTGGGTGCCGAAGGCGTGGCGCAGCGTGTGCGGGTGAACGTCGGCGGAAAGACCGCGCGCCAGCGCGATACGTTTGACAATGCGGCCCACACTGCGTGTGGTGAGTCTTCCGCCGCGGCGATTCACCAGCAACGCGGAGCAGGAGCGCTTGAGCGCCGCCAGCCTCTCCCGCCGAACCGGCAGGTACGCGGCGAGCGCGGCGCGGGCCACCTCGCCGAACGGCACCAGTCGCTCCTTCTTCCCTTTGCCGCGCACCAGCAGAGCTTCGTTCGACCACTGCACATCTTCCAGATCGAGGCCGACCAGCTCAGAGTTGCGCAGTCCGCATCCGTACAGCAGCTCGAGGATCAAGTGGTCGCGCTCGGGGAAGGCGGTCTCGTTGGCCATGGGAGCGTCGAGCATGGAGTTCATTTCCTCGACCGTAGGGACGCGCGGCAGCTTCTTGGGCAGCCGCGGCGTCGAGACCAGCACGGCGGGATTCTGCTCCACCATGCCTTCACGCGCCATCCAGCGATAGAGCGAGCGCAGTGCGGCCAGGGCGCGCGCGACCGAGGTCTTGCTGAGTCCCCGGTGATAAAGGTGCGAGAGGAAGGCGCGGATGCGAAGATGGTCGATGGCGGGCCAGTCGGCATCCGGGCCAGCCCAGGCGGCAAAACGCCCCAGGTCCTGACGATAAGCGCGCAGCGTGTGCCGCGAGGCGCGGCGCTCGGATTCGAGCGCGCGGAGGAACTGGACAATGGCGCGCGGGACAGGACCGCGCGGGCTGGACTTTCTCTTGCTCATTCCTTTTCCTTCGCCACGGCGGTTTTGAATCGGGCACGCGCCCGCGGATGGTGGCTGCGGTAGACGTGCTTCAAGCGGTCGAGGGCCACGTGCGTATAGACCTGCGTGGTGGAGATGTCGGCGTGGCCCAGGATGGACTGCACGGTGCGCAGGTCGGCGCCGCCTTCCACCATGTGCGTAGCACAACTGTGACGCAACATGTGCGGGCTGGCACGGCGCCCGCCAGCGGACGAGGCGCGCACCATCTGCCACACGCGCTGGCGCGAAAGGCGACGGGCGCCGCGGGCAATGAACAGCAGCGGCGAGGCCTTGCCTGCGGCCAGCACGGAGCGGCCCTGATCGAGGTACAGGCGCAAGGCGTCGAGCGCGGGACGGCCCAGCGGCACGATGCGTTCCTTGTCTCCCTTGCCACGGACCAGCACGTAGCCGAGGTCGAGCTTGAGGTCTTCCTGACCGACGCCGATGATTTCCGAGACGCGCAACGCGCCTCCATAGAACATCTCCAGCATGGCGCGGTCGCGGAGCGTGAGGGCCTGCGCCAACGGCGTGTCTTCCGCCCGAGGCGGGCCGGCGAGAAGGGCTTTTACGTCGTCGCGCGCCAGCGACTTGGGCAGCACCTTCCACTGGCGCGGCGCATCGATGTTCAACGTTGGGTCGCGGGTGACATGGCGGTCCAGAAGCAAATAGCGGTAGAGATGGCGGAGGGTCGAAAGCTTGCGCGCCACCGACCGGCCATCTACGGCGAGCGAGAACAGGTGGTCAAGGAAGTCGCGGACGTCGGCACGGCGCGCGTGGGCAAGTCCGCGCTTCTTGCGAGCAAGGAACTCGCCGAACTGGGTGACATCGCGCGTGTAGGCCGCGATGCTCAGCCTCGCCAGTCCCTTCTCTACCCGCAGGTAGTCGGCAAAGCCGGCGAGCAGGCGCTGGTCCGGGGCGGAAAGGGCTGCGGCTCCCATAACCGAAGTATGCGCGTTATCAGACGCAGAAAGGAATAGCAATTCGGGTGCGGGATGGCCGACAGTTCGTCCCAGCGTGGTGTCCGAGTCGTTTGACACGGTTTTTCGCCGCCATTTAGCCTGTTGCTCCTACCGTTTCCCGTGGAAATTCCCGAACGTTCGGAGGTCGGATGAAACTTCAACGGCCCAAACTCATCGATCTGCTGACGGTGCTGCTGCTGGCTGCGCTGAGCGCGGCGGCGCAGGATGTTGCCTCCTTCGAGAAGCGCATCACGGTGAAGAAGCTGGAGAACGGCCTGACGGTGCTGATCTGCGAGCGTCCCGAAGCGCCCGTGTTCTCCTACTTCACCCACGTGGATGTGGGCGCCGTGCAGGAAGTGCCGGGCATCACCGGCCTGGCCCACATGTTCGAGCACATGGCCTTCAAGGGCACGGACAAGATCGGCACCAAGGATTACGCCAAAGAAAAAGCGGCCCTGGAGAAAGTGGAGCAGGCCTTTGCCGCCTATGATCGGGAGCGCCTGAAGCGCGTGGGCCGCGATGACGCCAAGGTCAAGGAACTGGAAAAAGCCTGGAAGGACGCCATCGCCGAGGCCAACCAGTACGCCTTACCGGACGAGTTCGAAGAGATCATCGAGCGCGAGGGCGGAGTGGGCGTCAACGCTTTCACGAACTGGGACGAGACCGGCTACTTCTACTCGCTGCCCGTGAACCGGCTCGAGCTGTGGGCCTATCTGGAGTCGGAGCGCTACCTGCATCCCGTGATGCGCGAGTTCTACAAAGAGCGCGACGTCGTCTTCGAGGAGCGCCGCATGCGCACCGACAGCCAGCCGGTGGGGAGGCTGGTGGAGCAGTTCCTGGCGGCTGCGTTCACGGCCCACGGGTATCACCGGCCGGTGGTCGGCTACGCCTCCGACCTGATGTCCTTCTCCGCCACCGATGCGGAGGAGTTCCGCCGCAAGTATTACGTTCCGGCGAACATGGTGGTGGCCGTGGTGGGTGACGTC
This genomic stretch from Terriglobales bacterium harbors:
- a CDS encoding AMP-binding protein, producing the protein MANSTTTVLALETPAASAPVGAANFYRRFLETVERWPDHVAVEMQRSDPAKPVERHTYAELRRDAESIGRWLAEQGLERGARCAILASNGPRWVAAYLGAVAAGMVAVPLDIALKPEQVARLLADSGSTVLFVDGRHLAAGERAASGLKCRIVLLELEAEGKGRFPNVEEMFAAGPGDFTPVDTALDETVLLLYTSGTTADPKGVVLTNDNLLAEVEAVFKFIQVTPKDSILGVLPLFHALAQMANLLLPFAAGARVVYLEQLNTSELMRALRERDVTLFCCVPQFFYLIHERILKQVKERGALAQAAFRVLMGVSRLGRRVGINLGKVFFKKAHQALGTHMRFLITGGSRFDAAIGRDLEAMGFDILQAYGLTETSGGAFATPIGQNVIGSVGKPLYGVEARLADTQASEDEEGPAAGEILIRSRIVMKGYYKRPEATAEVLRDGWLYTGDLGYFDEDGNLFITGRKKDVIVLSSGKNIYPEEIEAHYQQSPWIKEVCVLGLESRPGEPFAERLHAVIVPDFELLKQKKIVNTREVIRFDLDGLSAQLPPSKRILSFELWQEELPRTTTRKLKRYQIRKSVLEGAAAAEAEASPVRELSSEDAAWLDEPDVQRALRVVREAAREKKESIHPNDNLELDLGLDSMERVELLVALEQELGASVDDSVVSEVYTVRDLVDAVRKGMGAEGAKRASFPGWEAVLATDTDDPEVTAITEPRPISTAAIFLLGRAVNLFLRDAFRLKVIGLEKLPKHGPFLLSPNHQSYLEAPILPTLLPWSLWKDMFYVGTSEIFGEGIFRRIARLIKLIPVDPDANLVRAMRAGAYGLRRGMVLTLYPEGERSIDGRPKTFKKGAAILSYHLQVPIYPVAVEGFYEAWPRGKPFQKFADLKIMFGDPIYPPKKGGNPELVYDQITRELRARVVAMWLKLRGEEPDQADRLDQAAD
- the xerC gene encoding tyrosine recombinase XerC, with the translated sequence MSKRKSSPRGPVPRAIVQFLRALESERRASRHTLRAYRQDLGRFAAWAGPDADWPAIDHLRIRAFLSHLYHRGLSKTSVARALAALRSLYRWMAREGMVEQNPAVLVSTPRLPKKLPRVPTVEEMNSMLDAPMANETAFPERDHLILELLYGCGLRNSELVGLDLEDVQWSNEALLVRGKGKKERLVPFGEVARAALAAYLPVRRERLAALKRSCSALLVNRRGGRLTTRSVGRIVKRIALARGLSADVHPHTLRHAFGTHMLEEGADLRAIQELLGHERLATTQRYTQLSVKHMLKVYDDTHPRAK
- a CDS encoding tyrosine recombinase codes for the protein MGAAALSAPDQRLLAGFADYLRVEKGLARLSIAAYTRDVTQFGEFLARKKRGLAHARRADVRDFLDHLFSLAVDGRSVARKLSTLRHLYRYLLLDRHVTRDPTLNIDAPRQWKVLPKSLARDDVKALLAGPPRAEDTPLAQALTLRDRAMLEMFYGGALRVSEIIGVGQEDLKLDLGYVLVRGKGDKERIVPLGRPALDALRLYLDQGRSVLAAGKASPLLFIARGARRLSRQRVWQMVRASSAGGRRASPHMLRHSCATHMVEGGADLRTVQSILGHADISTTQVYTHVALDRLKHVYRSHHPRARARFKTAVAKEKE
- a CDS encoding pitrilysin family protein, with product MKLQRPKLIDLLTVLLLAALSAAAQDVASFEKRITVKKLENGLTVLICERPEAPVFSYFTHVDVGAVQEVPGITGLAHMFEHMAFKGTDKIGTKDYAKEKAALEKVEQAFAAYDRERLKRVGRDDAKVKELEKAWKDAIAEANQYALPDEFEEIIEREGGVGVNAFTNWDETGYFYSLPVNRLELWAYLESERYLHPVMREFYKERDVVFEERRMRTDSQPVGRLVEQFLAAAFTAHGYHRPVVGYASDLMSFSATDAEEFRRKYYVPANMVVAVVGDVKAAEALPIIEKYFGRLPNTPKPEPVRTQEPPQNAERTVILRDQAQPFYLEGYHRPDVLDPDDVVYDAISDILSKGRTSRLYRSLVRDKKIAVAAAGFSPFPGAKYPHLFAFFAVPTPGHTNQECADAIHQEIERLKTEDVSDEELQSVKTRAKADLIRQLDSNQGLALQLATFERRFGDWRELFRQVERIEKVSKADIRRVANAVFRDTNRTVGMIETVKPAAAPKGGQ